A genome region from Gigantopelta aegis isolate Gae_Host chromosome 3, Gae_host_genome, whole genome shotgun sequence includes the following:
- the LOC121367801 gene encoding NFATC2-interacting protein-like — protein MNVGFPLKNVDMNLQTVSTVVCSSDSTSDDDVVPVRKTRSRTIRRGLSCNKTQTETKTVSKPVPEVSLYSTRVIKCLQDCKAGKIHIDLEEDDTEESLPKTKVVSSNSISSNESTDDDLQLIQKISNVPTRTSQSPSPPPPPRIVREKKRTKKMKTAIKKLDAARNILQGSVVEDNDDDDDVVLLEESPVQEKQNMVVMVRYKETVHRFPMKRWDPFCYTMAKLAEVLHVPQNQVVLLLKDKTVSSSDTPASVNLHIADIIDCHVYAAKPLEPEDDEAEISDPDIISLCVQCLSSKSRVTVSTNRYQPLRTLMVKFAVMKKIELSYLRFQFDGEDLLPSATPESLDMEDGDCIDAIEL, from the exons AATTTACAGACTGTTTCTACAGTTGTGTGTAGCAGTGATTCTACttctgatgatgatgttgtgccTGTGAGAAAGACTCGGTCAAGAACTATCAGGAGAGGCCTTTCTTGTAATAAAACTCAAACAGAAACCAAAACTGTGTCGAAGCCTGTCccagaggtttcactgtactctACTCGTGTCATAAAGTGTCTACAAGACTGCAAGGCAGGGAAAATTCACATTGACCTTGAAGAAGATGATACAGAAGAAAGTTTACCAAAAA CAAAGGTTGTGTCATCTAACTCCATTTCCAGTAATGAAAGTACAGATGATGATCTACAGTTGATACAGAAAAT TTCCAATGTCCCCACCAGAACATCCCAGTCACCCtctccaccaccacctcccaGGATTGTTCGTGAAAAGAAACGAACCAAAAAGATGAAAACCGCCATTAA AAAACTTGATGCTGCAAGAAATATTCTTCAAGGATCAGTTGTTGAAGAcaatgatgacgacgatgatgtaGTTTTGTTAGAGGAAAGTCCTGTtcaggaaaaacaaaacatggttGTCATGGTGCGGTATAAAGAAACTGTTCACAGGTTTCCCATGAAAAGG TGGGATCCATTCTGCTACACCATGGCTAAACTGGCCGAGGTTTTACACGTCCCTCAAAACCAGGTTGTTCTGCTGCTGAAGGACAAAACTGTATCGAGTTCAGACACACCTGCATCTGTGAATTTACACATAGCCGATATTATTG ATTGCCATGTGTATGCAGCCAAACCTTTAGAGCCGGAAGATGACGAGGCAGAAATTTCCGATCCGGATATCATTTCTCTTTGTGTGCAGTGTCTCAGTTCCAAGTCCAGAGTTACAGTCAGCACAAATAGG TATCAGCCACTTAGAACCTTGATGGTGAAATTTGCCGTGATGAAGAAAATTGAGCTGTCATATCTGCGGTTTCAGTTTGATGGAGAAGACCTCCTACCTTCTGCCACTCCAGAAAGTCTTGACATGGAAGATGGAGACTGTATTGACGCTATCGAGTTATAG